The segment CGGTAGTCGCCCGTGTGCCCGACCATGTCCGGGTTCGCGTAGTTCAGGACGAGCACGTCCGGTTCCTCGCGCTCGATGCGGTCGATCGCCGCGTCCGTGAGCTCGCCGGCGCTCATCGCGGGCGTCTCGTCGTACGTCGGCACGTCCGGGCTCTCGACGATGTCGCGACGCTCGCCCTCGAACGCGCCCTCCCGGCCGCCGTTCAGGAAGTACGTGACGTGCGCGTACTTCTCGGACTCCGCCATCCGCAACTGGGTCTTCCCGTGGTCGGAGAGCACCTCCCCGAGGACGTCCTCGGGGTACGCGGGCGGGTACGCGACCGGCAGGTCGAACGTCTCGTCGTACTCCGTCATCGTCACCAGCCGGATCTCTGGCGGGTCCGGCCACTCGACGCCGGACCGCTCGACGGAGTCGTCGTGCGGTGGGTCGTCCGCGAGCGCTCGCGTGAGCTGACGGGCGCGGTCCGCGCGGAAGTTGAAGAACACCGCCGCGTCCCCGCGCTCCATCCCCGCGTGGTCGCCGACCGTCGTCGGCGCCACGAACTCGTCGGTGTCCCCGCGGTCGTAACTCGCCGTCACCGCCTCGACAGCCGAGTCCGCGTGATGCTCGGCATCCCGGTCCACGATCGCGTCGTACGCCGCCCGCGTCCGCTCCCAGTTCCGGTCGCGGTCCATCGCGTAGTACCGGCCCGTGACCGTCGCGACGTCCCCCGTCCCGTGCTCGTCGACGACGGCATCCAAATCCGCGAGATACCCCTCACCGGACGTCGGTGCGGTGTCCCGACCGTCCGTGAACGCGTGCGTGACAGCGTCCACGCCGCGGTCCGCGGCCATCTCCACGAGCGCGTGCAGGTGCGCCTGGCTCGAGTGCACGCCGCCGTCGCTCACCAGCCCGAGGAAGTGCACGCGCCCGCCGGTGTCGGCAGCGTACTCGAACGCCGACGCGAGCGCGTCGTTCTCGAAGAACGACCCGTCCTCGATCGAGTCGCTGATGCGCGTGTACTCTTGGCGAACGACCCGACCAGCACCGATGTTCAGGTGCCCGACCTCCGAATTCCCCATCTGCCCCTCCGGGAGCCCGACGCGCCGTCCAGACACCGCCAACCGACCGGCCGCGCCCGAACGCTGCAACCGGTCGAACACCGGCGTGTGCGCCGCCGCGACCGCATCCCGGGCCTCGCCCGGGTCGTCGTTCAATCCCCAGCCGTCGAGTACGACGAGCGCAACGTCCATACCAGAACCGTCGACAGCCGGACTCAAGTAGCCCTCGGACGCCGGACGACCGCGCCGCCGCAACCGAGTTCCCAACCAGCGAATCGCCCGCAACCGCGTCCGGGGGTCCCGCATCGAAGCGCACGCCCCCGGTAATCGCGGCCGCATTTCTACAACGATTTAAACCGGGAGCGAGACAGTTCCCGTATGAGCGATCCGCACGTCCTCATCCTCGGGGCACCGGGCGCGGGCAAAGGCACGCAGTCGGCGCGCATCGCCGACGAGTTCGGCGTCGAGCACGTCACGACGGGCGACGCGCTCCGCGCGAACAAGGACATGGACATCAGCGACATGGACTTCGAGTACGACACGCCCCGCGAATACATGGAGGCGGGCGACCTCGTCCCCGACGCAGTCGTCAACGCCATCGTCGAGGAGGCGCTCTCCTCGGCCGACGGCTACGTCCTCGACGGCTACCCGCGGAACCTCGAACAGGCCGAAGAACTCGAGGGGATGACCGAGCTCGACGTCGTCCTCCACCTCGACGTCTCCCGCGACGAACTCGTCGACCGCCTCACGGGCCGCCGGGTCTGCGACGACTGCGGGACGAACTACCACGTCGAGTTCGACCAGCCCGAGACCGAAGGCGTCTGCGACGAGTGCGGCGGCGACCTCGTGCAGCGCGAGGACGACCAGCCCGAGTCCGTCAAGAATCGCCTGGACGTCTTCGACGAGAACACCCAGCCCGTCATCGACCACTACGGCGACCACGACGGCTTCGTCTCGATCGACGGCGACCGCGCGCCCGACGCCGTCTGGGCCGACGTCCGCGACGCCATCGACGCACACAACTAGGTTCGACCCAATCTGATGGCGTCGGCCGCTCGTTCCCGAGACGCATCACGAGCCCGTGCGCGGCAGGCCGTCCGATAGCCGGCCGCGCGCAGAGTAAAAGGTTCTTTAACGGCGATGGCCTAGGGGTCGATAATGGCGCGTACTGCGGAGAAAACGGCGACGCTCGCGAACGAGAGCGCGGAGATGCGGGAGGCGCTCGAGACCGTTCGCGACGTCGCCGACGAGAACGGCGGCGAGGTCAAGTGGGTGGACGTCAAGAGCGACATCACGTCCGGCCAGTGGGGGCGACTCCTCGAGAAGGACATCCTCGTCGACGGCGAGAACGGGTTCGAGTTCGCCGACGCGGACGCCGTCGCCGACGTCCTCGACGGGAACGGCGACGGCGACTACGAGATGCCGGACGTCCCCGAAGTCGAGGACGACGGGTCGAGCTGGAAGACCCGCGACAAGGCCGCGGGCGTGCTCACGCTCGTCCTCATGGCCGGCTACTACTTCGACCCGATCCGGTCGGTCGTCGGGAACGCCGTCGACCTCGTGCTCGGGCCGTTCAACGCTGCCCTCCCGTTCTACGCGGTCATCCTCGCGATCTCGCTCGTCACCGGTCTCTACTCCTCGCTCCTCCAGGCGAACATGGTCGACCAGGACAAGGTCCAGGCGTACCAGGCCCGCCTGCAAGCGATCCAGGAGAAGGAGAAGAAGGCCAAGGAGCGCGGCGACGACGCGGCCGTCGAACGCATCCAGGAGGAACGCATGGAGGCGATGGGCGACCAGATGGGCATGATGAAGGAGAACTTCCGTCCGATGGCGTGGATCACGCTCCTCACCATCCCCGCGTTCCTCTGGATGTACTGGATGATCGGGACGCGCGGCGGCGTCGGCCACCTCCAGGGCATGGAGACGTGGGCGGTCATGCCGTTCACGGGCCGCGTCGAGTGGCAAGGCGGTGGCATCGGTCCGCTCCCCGCGTGGATCGCGTTCTACTTCCTGTGCTCGATGGGCTTCACGCAGGTGATGCGGAAGGCGCTCGACCTCGACACGCCGACGCCGTCCTGACCGGGAGCGAAGTCACAATCCCTTTTACCGCGACGACCGGAGGACGCGTATGTTAGTGACCGTCTCCGGGCCTCCGGGTAGCGGCAAGAGCACGGCCGCGCCCGCGCTGGCCGACGCGTTCGACCTCGAGCACATCTCCGGCGGTGACATCTTCCGCGAGCTCGCCGACGAACGCGGCTACACGCCCCTCGAGTTCAACAAGCTCGCCGAGGAGGACGAGCAGATCGACCGCGACCTCGACGCGCGCCTCCAGGATATCGCTCGCGAACGCGACGACGTCGTCCTCGAGTCCCGGCTCGCCGGCTGGCTCGCCGGCGACCACGCGGACTTCCGGTTCTGGCTCGACGCTCCCGTCGCCGTCAGGGGCGCGCGCATCGCCGACCGCGAAGGGAAGGACCCCGACGCCGCCGCCGAGGAGACCGCCGCCCGCGAGGGAAGCGAAGCGAAGCGCTACATGGAGTACTACGGGATCGACATCGACGACCGCTCGATCTACGACCTGTCGATGAACACCGGGCGCTGGAGCGAGGACGCGATGGTGGACGTCCTCGTCGGCGCAGTCGAAGCGTACGCCCCGTCGGCCGACGAGGGGAAAGAACCCGTCACGCTGGACGTCGAGTTCTGATGGTGCGCTCGGCTCCCGGCGACCGGTCGCCCGCGGAACTGCTCGCGTTCGGCGTCGTGAACCTCGACAAACCACCGGGGCCGAGCGCGCACCAGGTCGCGGCGTGGGTGCGCGACGCCGCGAGCGACGCCCTCGCGGACGCGCAAGCGGACGAGCGCGCGCGCGACGACCTCGACGTCGAGGGGGCGGCGCACGCCGGGACGCTCGACCCCAAGGTCACGGGCTGCCTCCCGATGCTGCTCGGCGACGCGACCCGCGTCGCGCAAGCATTCGGCGAAGGCCAGAAGGAGTACGTGAGCGTCCTCGAACTCCACGCCGACGCCCCCAGCGACCTCGAAGCCGTCGTCGGCGAGTTCGAGGGCGAGATCTACCAGAAACCACCACGCAAGTCCGCGGTCTCGCGACGCCTCCGGACCCGCGAGATCTTCGACCTGGACGTCCTCGAAGTCGAGCAACGGCGCGCGCTCCTGCGCGTGCGCTGCGAGCCCGGGACGTACATCAGGAAGCTCTGTCACGACGTCGGGCTCGCCGCCGGCACGGGCGCGCACATGGGGCACCTCCGGCGGACCGCCACCACGCCGTTCGACGACACCACGCTCGTCACCCTCCACGAGTTCGTCGACGCCCTCCACTTCTGGCTCGCGAACGACGACGAGGGCCCGCTCCGCGACCTCGTCCACCCCGCCGAACGCGCACTCACCCACCTCCCGTCGGTCACGATCGCGCCGAGCGCCGCCGAATCCGTCGCCGACGGCGCACCAGTGTACGCGCCCGGCGTCATCGACGCCCCGGACCCCGACGACGTCGACGGCATCGTCGCGTGCTACACGCCGAACGACGCCGTCGTCTGCCTCGGCCGCCTCGTCGGCGACCCCGACGCGGACAGCGGCGAAGTCGTCGCGCTCGAACGCGTCCTCGTCTAACCCCCCGACGGCGCGACCGAAACGACACCCTTAAACGCCAAACGACCGAGGTTCAGGATACAGGGACCGTGGGGTAGTGGTATCCTCTGCGGATGGGGTCCGTAGGACCCGAGTTCGACTCTCGGCGGTCCCACTCGATATTCTGTAACTCTCCAACAACGGAGAGTAGATGCACCCGAGACGGGCGAGAATCCAGTTCTCGGGTTCGTTACCTGTTCGCTGAACGATTAGCATGGCGTGAGCGCCGCGTGCCGAGGTGGTCCGCGTGAGCGCCGACCAGCCCGGCGTCGACGCCGAGTACCAGACCCAGAGAGAACACCCGCAAACCCAGTCTCTGGTACTACAGTCTTTTACTGGCCTTCGACGAGGCGATTCATCGCCGTGGGTGTAAGGTAGATATGCCGTCCCGCGCGCTCGACGGTGCTCCGCCCGGCTTCCGCTTCGAAGAGCGCGGCGAGGTCACCGATGAAGGAGGCGGCGCGGGATTGCTTGAGTTCGACGCGGACGGCCCAGGGGCCGTCGTTCTCGAGTTCGACGCTCCTGGTGAGGAGCCAGACCCCGAGGAAGTCGCGTCGCATCGACGTCGTCGCGAAGTTGAGGTACTCGGGGAGGTCAAGGAGTTGGGTTTCGTCGCGACCGCGTGGGACGCCGGCGGCGACGAGCGCGCGACCGAGCAGCTGGGCGTTCCCGCCTGGGCGGATCTCGGTGCCGGTGCTATCGTAGTCCTGAATGCGCGACTCGAAGCCGAGCGTGTCGAGGTGGGCCTGAATCTCTGCTCGATCCTCCTTCTTGTCGGTGAAGGCGGGTGCGTAGTCGTTGGCGACGACGTAGCCGGCGGCGATGGCGCGGGCGGCGAGGTGGTTGAGGGCGCGGGTTTCGGGACTCGGCATGTCGGCCATCCAGCCGCGCTCGTGCATCTCGTCGAGGGCGGTGACGGCGTCGGGCTTGGAGCCGTTGACCCATTCGCGGAGTCGCGATCGTGGCTGGTCGAGCGCCTTCGAGATCTGGTACGGGCTCTCGTCGGGGTGCTCGGTGCGGTAGTCCTGGTACTCGCGGTAGTCGTCGACGAGCGTTTGCGCGCTGGGATTGGTGCGGTCGTAGGTGGAGATGAAGTCAAGCTCGTGTAGGAGTTGCATTAGTCCGTGTATGGGCGATAAGTGGTATAAGTCAGGGGCTTTTGGGATAGGCTGAGGGAGGCATCCCTCGTATCCCACACCGTGGATGGCGCACTTCCGCGCACTCCACGCTTTCAGACGCGCCCCGGGAACAAGTATATAAATGTACCCCTGCGCCTTAGAATCAATTCGTGATTGTAAGAATATAATAAGTTTCCGGCGGAGTTGTTTCTGTCTCTATCGAACCACAAGACAGCGCCGGTTTTGAACAATCTTCAAGGCCTAATTGTATACTGGAAACGTCTGCTATACCATTTTCCAGACAATCCTGAGTAACTGGATAGTGACTG is part of the Halorubellus sp. JP-L1 genome and harbors:
- the cmk gene encoding (d)CMP kinase gives rise to the protein MLVTVSGPPGSGKSTAAPALADAFDLEHISGGDIFRELADERGYTPLEFNKLAEEDEQIDRDLDARLQDIARERDDVVLESRLAGWLAGDHADFRFWLDAPVAVRGARIADREGKDPDAAAEETAAREGSEAKRYMEYYGIDIDDRSIYDLSMNTGRWSEDAMVDVLVGAVEAYAPSADEGKEPVTLDVEF
- a CDS encoding RNA-guided pseudouridylation complex pseudouridine synthase subunit Cbf5, coding for MMVRSAPGDRSPAELLAFGVVNLDKPPGPSAHQVAAWVRDAASDALADAQADERARDDLDVEGAAHAGTLDPKVTGCLPMLLGDATRVAQAFGEGQKEYVSVLELHADAPSDLEAVVGEFEGEIYQKPPRKSAVSRRLRTREIFDLDVLEVEQRRALLRVRCEPGTYIRKLCHDVGLAAGTGAHMGHLRRTATTPFDDTTLVTLHEFVDALHFWLANDDEGPLRDLVHPAERALTHLPSVTIAPSAAESVADGAPVYAPGVIDAPDPDDVDGIVACYTPNDAVVCLGRLVGDPDADSGEVVALERVLV
- the gpmI gene encoding 2,3-bisphosphoglycerate-independent phosphoglycerate mutase, producing MDVALVVLDGWGLNDDPGEARDAVAAAHTPVFDRLQRSGAAGRLAVSGRRVGLPEGQMGNSEVGHLNIGAGRVVRQEYTRISDSIEDGSFFENDALASAFEYAADTGGRVHFLGLVSDGGVHSSQAHLHALVEMAADRGVDAVTHAFTDGRDTAPTSGEGYLADLDAVVDEHGTGDVATVTGRYYAMDRDRNWERTRAAYDAIVDRDAEHHADSAVEAVTASYDRGDTDEFVAPTTVGDHAGMERGDAAVFFNFRADRARQLTRALADDPPHDDSVERSGVEWPDPPEIRLVTMTEYDETFDLPVAYPPAYPEDVLGEVLSDHGKTQLRMAESEKYAHVTYFLNGGREGAFEGERRDIVESPDVPTYDETPAMSAGELTDAAIDRIEREEPDVLVLNYANPDMVGHTGDYRAAVEAVEAVDSQLGRLAEVVQAAGGHLVVTADHGNADDMGTEDDPHTAHTYNDVPFAYVAPDGTAGGMRVREGGSLCDVAPTLLHLASVPKPAAMTGESLLEVED
- a CDS encoding adenylate kinase; its protein translation is MSDPHVLILGAPGAGKGTQSARIADEFGVEHVTTGDALRANKDMDISDMDFEYDTPREYMEAGDLVPDAVVNAIVEEALSSADGYVLDGYPRNLEQAEELEGMTELDVVLHLDVSRDELVDRLTGRRVCDDCGTNYHVEFDQPETEGVCDECGGDLVQREDDQPESVKNRLDVFDENTQPVIDHYGDHDGFVSIDGDRAPDAVWADVRDAIDAHN
- a CDS encoding DUF106 domain-containing protein, coding for MARTAEKTATLANESAEMREALETVRDVADENGGEVKWVDVKSDITSGQWGRLLEKDILVDGENGFEFADADAVADVLDGNGDGDYEMPDVPEVEDDGSSWKTRDKAAGVLTLVLMAGYYFDPIRSVVGNAVDLVLGPFNAALPFYAVILAISLVTGLYSSLLQANMVDQDKVQAYQARLQAIQEKEKKAKERGDDAAVERIQEERMEAMGDQMGMMKENFRPMAWITLLTIPAFLWMYWMIGTRGGVGHLQGMETWAVMPFTGRVEWQGGGIGPLPAWIAFYFLCSMGFTQVMRKALDLDTPTPS